A stretch of DNA from Zonotrichia albicollis isolate bZonAlb1 chromosome 17, bZonAlb1.hap1, whole genome shotgun sequence:
ttctgcacagcccctgcctgggggaagctgctgctgttggcCACATCCCTGACCctacagggagaccacggggcTGGTGGCAATGAGGGCTGTGGGCATGGGTGGCCatgctgggggctgtggcttGCCTGGGAGACTCACTGGCCTAAGGACAGGGACATGTGCCCATGCCAGCACTGATGCCCCCTCCTGTGCCTGGTGCCTGAGCCGAGGAGCCTGTCCCTCCCCCTGGACTGTGACAATACACGGACGGGTCCCTGGATGAGCACGTCTGGGTCTGGTccttcctgcctgtgctggcaggagcagacAGTGCCCGTCCCTCTGGGCACTCCTCCCTCATGGGCACGGGGTGGTGGGTGCCCCAGCAGCATGGCACGGCAGGGCTCACCCAGCCaccaccctgcagctcccattGCCACTGAcgggctcccagccctgccttccaGCTGCCAACATGACCTGACTGGGAGCTGAAGCCACTGAATGACAGAGGAGGAACAGCTTCTGCCTTGATGGACACCTGGGGTGGTGCCcgtccccaccctgccctgacCCTGCACTGCTTCACTGGTCCTGTGGCACCAACTCTGGCTGAACCTCCTGGCCCTGGGGGCCTCAGGTGATTCCAAAGCCGCTCCAGGACCACATGGGGCAGCTGGGGAAAATCAAGCACACACTTTATTGCTGGAGGtggtggggaggggacaggacagCTGGGGCTTATGACTGTCCCATGTTCGCTaccttcctgctgcagaggagctgctctccCATCACACAGCATCTGAAAAGGAGGATGTGCTTTTAGGGAGCAAAGAGACTGCAGGAGTGAGGGACCAGTGGCCACGATTGCAGCCATGCTGGCCAGCTCCATGAGAGCTCCATCCCACTCTGCATCACTTCAGATCCCCTCACCCTGCAAATgcctctgctggcacagcagcggGAACGGGCCCCACAGTGATGCTGAGCTGGGAGCACTCCAAGGGCTGTGCCCTTCATACAGGTCAGCTGGCACCCTGCATGACCTGCTGTTAGCCCTGGGGGTCTATGGTGGCCACAGGCCTCCTTACCACCAGGCACCCGCATGCAGACGTGGCCGCAGCCATTGCTGCAGCACTTGTGGCCCCAGGGACATTCCTCATCCAGGCTGCACAGGTCCACGCAGGTCCCACCGCCCCCAGGCACGGGGCAcgctccagctctgcctgcagggcacagcaccCTGCCATGGACCCCCTGGCTGAGACTCCCCATGTGtcctggggctgcactggggctgctgtgcctcACCTCCAGGAGTGTCCATGCAGACACGGCCGCAGGAGGTGCGGGAGcacctctgtccccagggacacTGAGAGTCGGCCTCGCACTCATCTGAGCAGCGCTCAGcactgggctggggcacagccacagtgtcctgctctgtgggcagggcAGCATGGTCACCTGGTGACTAAGCTGAGGCTGTGTGTGCTCATCACTCACACAGAAGGATGGGGAGGCATGGAAAGAAGGATGGGACAGATCATATCTGTGGAGGGTGTGAGAccccacaggcacagctgccttGGCAGAGCCAGCTCAGGGTTCCAGTGTGGTCATGGTGAGGGGTCCTCATTGGGGATGAAGGGCCAGGATGCCCCGGGGTGGGTGCCAAGGGGacctgggctctgtccctgctgggctgggtggtGTGGGGGGCTGACCTTGCAGAGAGGCTGGTGTGCAGATGTGGCCACAGCCGTTACTGCAGCACTTGTGGCCCCAGGGACACTGCTCGTCAAAGTCACACAGGTCCAGGCACGTGCCCCCCTCCCTGGGGGTGGGACACACTCCCAGTCTGCCTGCAAGGTAATCACACAGCTGGGGCACATCTGGCCCGGGCCACCTCACCACTGGGcactccagggcagccacacaTCTCCCGGAGGGCCTGGCTGGTTCTCACCTCCAGGGATGTCCATGCAGACATGGCCACAGCCGATGCTGGTGCACCGCTGCCCCCGGGGACACTGTGAATCAGCCTGGCACTCCTCCACACACCGACCATCAGCTTTGTCCCCGCTGTCTGCAGGGGCACAACCGTGCTGTCACCTGGCTGGCCTtgaggggctgtgcccagctcccccaaacAGGCTGTGCTTTCTACCTGTGGTCACGGCCACGCACTCGCGGCCGCAGCCGGTGTCACAGCACTTCTCCCCTCGCCGGCAGACGCTGTCATCCAGGCACTGCCGCCCGCGccgcagctcccagcacggcccTGCCCGCGGGCACTGCCCGGGGTGCTCTGCCCGAGGAGGGGGCGCGGGTGAGGGCgggggtcccagccccagggcgGGGGTCCCAGCCCCGCTGTCACATCTCTTCCCCCCGTGCTCACCTTGGGCAGGGCGGGTGCAGCGCATGGCGCAGCCCGAGAAGCAGCACTTCTCCTGCCGGGAGCAGTCCCTGTCGTGGCTGCAGGAGTCCGTCTCCGTGCACTGCTCCTGTGCGTGTTGTGGCCTCACCTTTGGGCACTCACCTGGTTTTTCTGAGAGGGGCAGGAAGAGACAGCAGGAGGAGGGACCACCCTGTATTGCAGGCACCTCCTTTTGTGCCTCGGGGTGTCCTGGCCCGGGGATCTGAGTGCCTGCTCTGTGGCAGCGCCGTCCCACATCCCGCCCCCAGGAGCTCTGATTCCACCGCTCCCGGTGGCATCACTGCTCTAGTGACCGTCTGCTCACCTGGTTCGGGGGCTGAGCACACGGAGCcgcatctgctgctgctgcagcacttcTGAGCGCCCGGGCACTGCCAGTCCTTGGTGCAGGCGGTGCCACATGGGGCCAGCGGAGCCTCGTCAGCCAGCGGGCAGATGCCTGGTTTCTCTGCGGGCAGGAGGCAGCGGGGCTGGGAGcgcaagcagcagcagcgggtGCTCCCCACCCAGTGTCACAgtccctggagctggaggaCACCCTGCCCgtatgtggcacctggggatggGGGCAGGCAGACGGAGTCGCAGCCACGGAGGCAGCACTTCTCCTCTCGGGGGCACTCGCCATCGTGCCGGCACCAGGCTCTGCAGTCGTAACTGGGGAACAGCCCGGCGCGAACCGGGCAGAATCCGTCCTTCCCTGCAGGCATGGAGCGGGGTGGCTGCTTGGAGACACAGCCGTGGGGACCAGGGCGCATGGGGCTGTGGAGCCTTTGGGGCGGCTCGCAGCCCCCTCACCTGGGCTGTTTGTCCCACAGTGCCTGGCGCACAGCTGGTGACAGCACACGTAGAACGGGGGACAGTCCT
This window harbors:
- the LOC141731079 gene encoding WAP four-disulfide core domain protein 18-like, which translates into the protein MDIPGGRLGVCPTPREGGTCLDLCDFDEQCPWGHKCCSNGCGHICTPASLQGQPPTPPSPAGTEPRSPWHPPRGILALHPQ